The following proteins are encoded in a genomic region of Variovorax paradoxus:
- a CDS encoding DUF2818 family protein codes for MSQTASVWVVLLVALVAANLPFLNERLFGVVPLATQPKPLAVRLAELVVLYFVAGGIGLLFESRAGQIAPQGWEFYAVTGALFIVLAFPGFTWRYLMKHRH; via the coding sequence GTGTCGCAAACCGCATCGGTCTGGGTCGTTCTGCTGGTGGCGCTGGTGGCCGCCAACCTGCCGTTCCTCAATGAGCGGTTGTTCGGCGTCGTGCCGCTGGCCACGCAGCCCAAGCCGCTCGCGGTGCGGCTCGCCGAACTGGTGGTGCTGTATTTCGTTGCCGGCGGCATCGGCCTGCTGTTCGAAAGCCGGGCAGGGCAGATCGCCCCGCAGGGCTGGGAGTTCTATGCAGTGACCGGCGCGCTTTTCATCGTGCTGGCCTTTCCAGGCTTTACCTGGCGCTACCTCATGAAGCACAGGCACTGA
- the nuoN gene encoding NADH-quinone oxidoreductase subunit NuoN produces the protein MIDKLSWVAIYPEIVLLVMACIIALVDLSDTSPRRTRTYILTLLTLAVVAVLTGITANDGKTIYGFGGMVVSDPMGNWLKCFATVALMVTLVYGRPYAADREMLRGGELFTISMFALLGMFVMISGSNFLLIYLGLELLTLSSYALVALRRDNAVASEAAMKYFVLGAMASGFLLYGLSMLYGATGSLDTNEVFKIIASGKVNHQVLVFGLVFIVAGLAFKVGAAPFHMWVPDVYQGAPTAVTLLIGAAPELAAFAIIIRLLVEGLLPLAIDWQQMLALLAVASLLVGNLAAIAQTNLKRMLAYSTIAQMGFMLLGLVAGVVDGTTYNAQFAYSASMFYIVTYVLTTLASFGIILLLAREGFESEEITDLAGLNQRSPLYAGVMAIAMFSLAGLPPLVGFYAKLAVLQALIASGQAIYIGLAVFAVIMSLIGAFYYLRVVKVMYFDAPLTASTVSAPRDVRAVLSVNGLLILVLGIVPGGLMTLCAKAIVATLAN, from the coding sequence ATGATTGACAAACTCAGCTGGGTCGCGATCTACCCCGAAATCGTGCTGCTGGTCATGGCCTGCATCATTGCGCTGGTCGACCTGTCGGACACGAGCCCGCGCCGCACGCGCACCTACATCCTGACGCTGCTCACGCTGGCCGTGGTGGCCGTTTTGACCGGCATCACGGCCAACGACGGCAAGACGATCTACGGTTTCGGCGGCATGGTCGTGAGCGACCCCATGGGCAACTGGCTCAAGTGCTTCGCCACCGTGGCGCTGATGGTCACGCTGGTGTACGGCCGCCCCTATGCGGCCGACCGCGAAATGCTGCGCGGCGGCGAACTGTTCACCATCAGCATGTTCGCGCTGCTGGGCATGTTCGTGATGATCTCGGGCAGCAACTTCCTCCTGATCTACCTGGGCCTCGAACTGCTCACGCTGTCGAGCTATGCGCTGGTGGCGCTGCGCCGCGACAACGCGGTGGCCAGCGAAGCGGCCATGAAGTACTTCGTGCTCGGCGCCATGGCCAGCGGCTTCCTGCTCTACGGCCTCTCGATGCTGTACGGCGCGACCGGCTCGCTCGACACCAACGAAGTGTTCAAGATCATCGCCAGCGGCAAGGTGAACCACCAGGTGCTGGTGTTCGGCCTGGTGTTCATCGTCGCGGGCCTGGCGTTCAAGGTGGGGGCCGCGCCTTTCCACATGTGGGTGCCCGACGTGTACCAGGGCGCTCCGACGGCGGTGACGCTGTTGATCGGCGCGGCGCCCGAACTGGCAGCCTTCGCCATCATCATCCGCCTGCTGGTGGAAGGGCTGCTGCCATTGGCCATCGACTGGCAGCAGATGCTGGCGCTGCTGGCCGTCGCATCGCTGCTGGTGGGCAACCTGGCCGCCATTGCGCAGACCAACCTCAAGCGCATGCTGGCCTACTCGACCATCGCGCAAATGGGCTTCATGCTGCTCGGCCTGGTGGCGGGCGTGGTCGACGGCACCACCTACAACGCGCAGTTCGCGTACAGCGCGTCGATGTTCTACATCGTGACCTACGTGCTGACCACGCTGGCCAGCTTCGGCATCATCCTGCTGCTGGCGCGCGAAGGCTTCGAAAGCGAAGAGATCACCGACCTGGCCGGCCTGAACCAGCGCAGCCCGCTGTACGCTGGCGTGATGGCCATTGCGATGTTCTCGCTTGCGGGCCTGCCGCCGCTGGTCGGCTTCTACGCCAAGCTGGCCGTGTTGCAGGCGCTGATCGCGTCGGGCCAGGCGATCTACATCGGTCTTGCGGTGTTCGCGGTGATCATGTCGCTGATCGGCGCCTTCTACTACCTGCGCGTGGTCAAGGTCATGTACTTCGACGCGCCCCTGACCGCCAGCACCGTCTCGGCGCCGCGCGACGTGCGCGCCGTGCTCTCGGTCAACGGCTTGCTGATTCTCGTGCTGGGCATCGTTCCCGGCGGCCTCATGACGCTGTGCGCCAAGGCGATCGTGGCCACGCTGGCCAACTGA
- a CDS encoding NADH-quinone oxidoreductase subunit M produces the protein MGLLSLAIWVPIAFGVALLAFGRDENARGVRWVALVGAIVSFLVTVPLYTGFQNGTAAMQFVEKGSWIARFNVNYHLGVDGLSLWLVLLTSFITVVVVISAWEVITERVNQYMGAFLILSGFMIGVFAALDGILFYVFFEATLIPMYLIIGIWGGPNKIYAAFKFFIYTLLGSLLMLVALIYLYNKSGGSFDILSWHKLPLGSTAQTFLFFAFFAAFAVKVPMWPVHTWLPDVHVEAPTGGSAVLAAIMLKLGAYGFLRFSMPIAPDASHEWAWLMIALSLIAVIYVGLVALVQEDMKKLVAYSSVAHMGFVTLGFFIFNELGVSGGIVQMIAHGFVSGAMFLGIGVLYDRVHSRQIADYGGVVNTMPKFAAFALLFAMANCGLPGTAGFVGEWMVILGAVKYNFWIGLGSATALIFGAAYTLWMYKRVYLGPVGNDHVKELTDINAREFLMLSLLAIAVLWMGIYPKPFTDVMDVSVTELLRHVATSKLP, from the coding sequence ATGGGTTTGTTGAGCCTTGCCATCTGGGTGCCGATCGCATTCGGTGTCGCGCTGCTGGCGTTCGGCCGTGACGAGAACGCCAGGGGCGTGCGATGGGTCGCGCTGGTCGGTGCGATCGTCAGCTTCCTGGTCACCGTGCCGCTTTACACCGGCTTCCAGAACGGCACCGCCGCGATGCAGTTCGTCGAGAAGGGCAGCTGGATTGCGCGCTTCAACGTCAACTACCACCTCGGTGTCGACGGCCTGTCGCTCTGGCTGGTGCTGCTGACTTCGTTCATCACCGTGGTGGTCGTGATCTCGGCCTGGGAAGTGATCACCGAGCGCGTCAACCAGTACATGGGCGCGTTCCTGATTCTCTCGGGCTTCATGATCGGCGTGTTCGCCGCGCTCGACGGCATCCTGTTCTACGTGTTCTTCGAAGCCACGCTGATCCCGATGTACCTGATCATCGGCATCTGGGGCGGCCCGAACAAGATCTACGCGGCGTTCAAGTTCTTCATCTACACCTTGCTCGGCTCGCTGCTGATGCTGGTGGCGCTGATCTACCTGTACAACAAGTCGGGCGGCAGCTTCGACATCCTGAGCTGGCACAAGCTGCCGCTGGGTTCGACGGCGCAGACCTTCCTGTTCTTCGCGTTCTTTGCCGCCTTTGCCGTCAAGGTGCCGATGTGGCCGGTTCATACCTGGCTGCCCGATGTGCACGTCGAGGCGCCGACCGGCGGCTCGGCCGTGCTGGCGGCAATCATGCTGAAGCTCGGTGCCTACGGCTTCCTGCGCTTCTCGATGCCGATTGCGCCCGATGCTTCGCACGAATGGGCCTGGCTCATGATCGCGCTGTCGCTCATCGCCGTGATCTACGTCGGCCTGGTGGCGTTGGTGCAGGAAGACATGAAGAAGCTCGTGGCTTATTCGTCGGTCGCCCACATGGGCTTCGTGACGCTCGGCTTCTTCATCTTCAACGAGCTGGGCGTGTCGGGCGGCATCGTGCAGATGATTGCGCACGGCTTCGTCTCGGGCGCCATGTTCCTCGGCATCGGCGTGCTGTACGACCGCGTGCATTCGCGCCAGATCGCCGACTACGGCGGCGTGGTCAACACCATGCCCAAGTTCGCCGCGTTCGCGCTGCTGTTCGCCATGGCCAACTGCGGCCTGCCGGGCACCGCCGGATTCGTGGGCGAGTGGATGGTCATCCTGGGCGCGGTCAAGTACAACTTCTGGATCGGCCTCGGCTCTGCAACGGCACTGATCTTCGGCGCGGCCTACACCCTCTGGATGTACAAGCGCGTTTACCTCGGCCCGGTCGGCAACGACCACGTCAAGGAACTCACCGACATCAACGCCCGCGAGTTCCTCATGCTGTCGCTGCTGGCCATTGCCGTGCTGTGGATGGGCATCTATCCGAAGCCGTTCACCGATGTGATGGACGTTTCCGTGACGGAGCTCCTGCGCCATGTGGCAACGTCCAAACTGCCCTGA
- the nuoI gene encoding NADH-quinone oxidoreductase subunit NuoI, producing MTAAHTTGALARPSKLASAPFSLKDFLGSFMLFELFKGLAITGKYAFARKITVQFPEEKTPLSPRFRGLHALRRYENGEERCIACKLCEAVCPALAITIESDVRDDGSRRTTRYDIDLTKCIFCGFCEESCPVDSIVETHIFEYHGEKRGDLYFTKDMLLAVGDRYEKEIAANKAADAKYR from the coding sequence ATGACTGCTGCGCATACCACCGGCGCGCTCGCGCGCCCTTCCAAGCTTGCGTCCGCTCCGTTCTCGCTCAAGGACTTCCTGGGCAGCTTCATGCTGTTCGAACTGTTCAAGGGGCTGGCGATCACCGGCAAGTACGCCTTCGCCCGCAAGATCACGGTGCAGTTCCCCGAAGAAAAGACGCCGCTGTCGCCGCGCTTTCGGGGCCTGCATGCGCTGCGCCGCTATGAAAACGGCGAAGAGCGCTGCATTGCCTGCAAGCTCTGCGAAGCCGTGTGTCCCGCCTTGGCCATCACCATCGAATCCGATGTGCGCGACGACGGCTCGCGCCGCACCACGCGCTACGACATCGACCTGACCAAGTGCATCTTCTGCGGATTCTGCGAAGAAAGCTGCCCGGTCGATTCGATCGTGGAAACCCACATCTTCGAATACCACGGCGAAAAGCGCGGCGACCTGTACTTCACCAAGGACATGCTGCTGGCCGTGGGCGATCGCTACGAAAAAGAAATTGCAGCGAACAAGGCGGCCGACGCCAAGTACCGCTGA
- a CDS encoding NUDIX domain-containing protein, whose product MTSPIADSHLKEERTASEVLLKGNFLQVCRDTVRLPDGHTATREYVIHPGAVVVVPLLDDGRVVLERQYRYPVGHVMVEFPAGKLDAGEDPFVCGRRELLEETGYTAREWAYAGAMHLAVAYSTEIIHIYFARGLSLGARQLDHGEFLDVFTATPQEVAGWCREGKITDAKSLTCALWLQNVLSGAWALDWQDTASQGGAG is encoded by the coding sequence ATGACATCTCCCATCGCCGATTCGCACCTGAAGGAAGAACGCACGGCCAGCGAGGTTCTGCTCAAGGGCAATTTCCTCCAGGTCTGCCGCGATACCGTGCGGCTGCCCGACGGGCATACCGCCACGCGCGAATACGTGATTCACCCGGGCGCGGTGGTCGTGGTGCCGCTGCTGGACGATGGCCGCGTGGTGCTGGAGCGGCAATATCGGTATCCGGTCGGGCACGTGATGGTCGAGTTTCCGGCCGGCAAGCTCGACGCGGGAGAAGATCCATTCGTCTGCGGCCGGCGCGAACTGCTCGAGGAAACCGGCTACACCGCGCGCGAATGGGCCTATGCCGGCGCCATGCACCTGGCGGTGGCGTATTCCACCGAAATCATCCACATCTACTTTGCGCGCGGCCTTTCTCTGGGCGCGCGCCAGCTCGACCACGGCGAGTTTCTCGACGTGTTCACGGCCACCCCGCAGGAAGTGGCCGGCTGGTGCCGCGAGGGCAAGATCACCGACGCCAAGTCGCTCACTTGCGCGCTCTGGCTGCAGAACGTCCTTTCGGGCGCATGGGCACTCGATTGGCAGGACACCGCTTCGCAAGGCGGCGCGGGATAA
- the nuoG gene encoding NADH-quinone oxidoreductase subunit NuoG, protein MVEIELDGKKVDVTEGSMIMHAADKAGTYIPHFCYHKKLSIAANCRMCLVDVEKAPKPMPACATPVTQGMIVRTKSEKAIKAQQSVMEFLLINHPLDCPICDQGGECQLQDLAVGYGGSSSRYEEEKRVVFHKDVGPLISMEEMSRCIHCTRCVRFGQEVAGVMELGMTQRGEHSEIETFLGDSVDSELSGNMIDICPVGALTSKPFRYSARTWELSRRKSVSPHDSTGANLIVQVKNNRVMRVVPLENEDVNECWIADRDRFSYEALNGPERLTQPMLKQGGQWQQVDWQTALEYVANGLKQIKADHGAQSIGTLASPHSTLEELQLAAMLTRELGSDNIDYRLRNAEFTAFEGVRWLGTSIASLTQLQRAFVIGSNLRKDHPLFAQRIRQAVRKGAALSVLTSSNLMADSEAWAMSVAQASIVDAGQWVEVLAGIAAAVGQTTGQAAPLAPANAPDAAAQAIAASLLSGERKAILLGNAAAHHAQAGSLLALANWIGAQTGATVGYLTEAANTVGAQLVGAFPKNGGLDAGRMLAAGSGLKAVMLLNTEPVFDSAAGAAAADVIGNAQMVVTLSPFKANLEFSDVLLPIAPFTETPGTFVNAEGRMQSFHAVVKPQGETRPAWKVLRVLANLLGLPGFAFESTAEVLRTVGENGAVPAEALGNATAAKAVASNGAAPEPAVAGIYQLDSIVRRAPSLQLTADARNASIAPARAEEALA, encoded by the coding sequence ATGGTTGAAATCGAACTCGACGGCAAGAAGGTCGACGTGACCGAAGGCAGCATGATCATGCATGCGGCCGACAAGGCGGGCACCTACATCCCGCACTTCTGCTATCACAAGAAGCTCAGCATCGCGGCCAACTGCCGCATGTGCCTGGTCGACGTGGAAAAGGCGCCCAAGCCGATGCCGGCCTGCGCCACGCCCGTCACGCAGGGCATGATCGTTCGCACCAAGAGCGAAAAGGCCATCAAGGCGCAGCAGTCGGTCATGGAGTTCCTCCTGATCAACCACCCGCTGGATTGCCCGATCTGCGACCAGGGCGGCGAGTGCCAGCTGCAGGACTTGGCCGTCGGCTACGGCGGCTCTTCTTCGCGCTACGAAGAAGAAAAGCGCGTCGTCTTCCACAAGGACGTCGGCCCGCTGATCAGCATGGAAGAGATGAGCCGCTGCATCCATTGCACGCGCTGCGTCCGCTTCGGCCAGGAAGTGGCCGGCGTGATGGAGCTCGGCATGACCCAGCGCGGCGAGCACTCCGAAATCGAAACCTTCCTCGGCGACTCGGTCGACTCCGAGCTGTCGGGCAACATGATCGACATCTGCCCGGTCGGCGCGCTCACGAGCAAGCCGTTCCGCTACAGCGCCCGCACCTGGGAGCTGTCGCGCCGCAAGTCGGTGAGCCCGCACGATTCCACCGGCGCCAACCTGATCGTCCAGGTCAAGAACAACCGCGTGATGCGCGTGGTGCCGCTCGAGAACGAAGACGTCAACGAGTGCTGGATTGCCGACCGCGACCGTTTCTCGTACGAAGCCCTCAACGGCCCCGAGCGCCTCACGCAGCCCATGCTCAAGCAGGGCGGCCAATGGCAGCAGGTCGACTGGCAGACCGCACTCGAATACGTGGCCAACGGCCTGAAGCAGATCAAGGCCGACCACGGCGCGCAAAGCATCGGCACGCTGGCGAGCCCGCACAGCACGCTCGAAGAGCTTCAGCTCGCCGCCATGCTCACGCGTGAGCTCGGCAGCGACAACATCGACTACCGCCTGCGCAACGCCGAATTCACGGCGTTCGAAGGCGTGCGCTGGCTCGGCACCTCGATTGCATCGCTCACGCAGCTGCAGCGTGCATTCGTGATCGGCTCGAACCTGCGCAAGGACCATCCGCTGTTCGCGCAGCGCATCCGCCAGGCCGTGCGCAAGGGCGCCGCGCTGTCGGTGCTGACCTCGTCCAACCTGATGGCCGATAGCGAGGCGTGGGCCATGAGCGTGGCGCAGGCGTCGATCGTCGACGCGGGCCAGTGGGTCGAAGTGCTCGCCGGCATTGCTGCCGCCGTTGGCCAGACCACCGGCCAAGCCGCGCCGCTGGCACCGGCAAACGCACCGGACGCCGCCGCTCAAGCCATTGCAGCGTCGCTGCTCAGCGGCGAGCGCAAGGCCATCCTGCTCGGCAATGCCGCCGCCCACCACGCACAAGCCGGCAGCCTGCTGGCCCTCGCAAACTGGATCGGTGCGCAGACCGGCGCCACCGTCGGCTACCTGACCGAAGCCGCCAACACCGTGGGTGCGCAGCTCGTCGGCGCATTCCCGAAGAACGGCGGCCTCGACGCCGGCCGCATGCTGGCCGCGGGTTCCGGTCTCAAGGCCGTGATGCTGCTCAACACCGAACCGGTGTTCGACTCGGCCGCGGGTGCCGCAGCCGCCGATGTCATCGGCAATGCGCAAATGGTCGTCACGCTGAGCCCCTTCAAGGCCAACCTCGAGTTCAGCGACGTGCTGCTGCCCATCGCGCCGTTCACCGAAACGCCGGGTACCTTCGTCAATGCCGAAGGCCGCATGCAAAGTTTCCACGCCGTCGTGAAGCCCCAAGGCGAAACCCGTCCGGCCTGGAAGGTGCTGCGCGTGCTGGCCAACCTGCTCGGGCTGCCGGGCTTCGCCTTCGAATCGACCGCTGAAGTGCTGCGCACCGTCGGCGAGAACGGTGCCGTGCCCGCCGAGGCCTTGGGCAATGCAACCGCCGCGAAGGCCGTGGCTTCCAATGGCGCGGCTCCCGAACCCGCGGTTGCAGGCATCTACCAGCTCGATTCCATCGTGCGCCGCGCACCGTCGCTGCAACTCACCGCCGATGCCCGCAACGCATCGATTGCACCGGCCCGTGCCGAGGAGGCATTGGCATGA
- the nuoL gene encoding NADH-quinone oxidoreductase subunit L: MSATLSASTLLAVPLAPLVGAAVAGLFGTKFGGNHIGRKVTHSLTILGVLVAFIISAMTLKSVVVDGARFNATIYEWMVVGGLKMEVGFLVDGLTAMMMCVVTFVSLMVHIYTIGYMEEDEGYNRFFAYISLFTFSMLMLVMSNNMLQLFFGWEAVGLVSYLLIGFWFNKPTAIFANMKAFLVNRVGDFGFILGIGLIAAYAGTLNYGEAFAKAGTLAGITFPGTEWMLVTVICICLFIGAMGKSAQFPLHVWLPDSMEGPTPISALIHAATMVTAGIFMVARMSPLFELSDTALSFILVIGAITALFMGFLGIIQNDIKRVVAYSTLSQLGYMTVALGASAYSVAVFHLMTHAFFKALLFLGAGSVIIGMHHNQDIRWMGGVRKYMPITWITSLLGSLALIGTPFFAGFYSKDSIIEAVHESHLWGAQFAYYAVLAGVFVTAFYSFRMYFLVFHGKERYDQNPDAHHDDHAAHGDDHGHGHHDHKPHESPMVVWLPLVLLAIPSVVIGFMTIEPMLFGEFFKGAIEVDANKHHAMKELEEAFHGPVAMAIHGLRTPPFWLALAGVALSFYMYMINPALPAAIKRAFGPVYRLLDNKYYLDWINENIVARGARALGTGLWKGGDQALIDGAIVNGSWKVVGRISGVVRWLQSGYIYHYAFSMLLGIFILMTYFVWFKR, translated from the coding sequence ATGAGCGCAACCCTTTCTGCATCCACCCTGCTGGCCGTGCCGCTGGCACCCCTGGTCGGCGCCGCCGTCGCGGGCCTGTTCGGCACCAAGTTCGGCGGCAACCACATCGGCCGCAAAGTCACGCATTCGCTGACCATCCTCGGCGTGCTGGTCGCCTTCATCATCTCGGCCATGACGCTGAAGTCGGTCGTCGTCGACGGCGCCCGCTTCAACGCCACGATCTACGAATGGATGGTGGTCGGCGGCCTGAAGATGGAAGTCGGCTTCCTGGTCGACGGCCTCACGGCCATGATGATGTGCGTCGTGACTTTCGTCTCGCTGATGGTGCACATCTACACCATCGGCTACATGGAAGAAGACGAGGGCTACAACCGCTTCTTCGCCTACATCTCGCTGTTCACCTTCTCCATGCTGATGCTCGTCATGAGCAACAACATGCTCCAGCTGTTCTTCGGCTGGGAAGCGGTGGGCCTGGTGTCATACCTGCTGATCGGCTTCTGGTTCAACAAGCCGACGGCGATCTTCGCGAACATGAAGGCGTTCCTGGTCAACCGCGTGGGCGACTTCGGCTTCATCCTGGGCATCGGCCTGATCGCGGCCTATGCCGGCACGCTGAACTACGGCGAAGCCTTCGCCAAGGCCGGCACGCTGGCCGGCATCACCTTCCCGGGCACCGAGTGGATGCTGGTGACCGTGATCTGCATCTGCCTTTTCATCGGCGCCATGGGCAAGAGCGCGCAGTTCCCGCTGCACGTGTGGCTGCCCGACTCGATGGAAGGCCCGACGCCCATCTCGGCGCTGATCCACGCGGCAACCATGGTGACCGCCGGCATCTTCATGGTGGCGCGCATGTCGCCGCTGTTCGAGCTCAGCGACACGGCACTCTCGTTCATCCTGGTGATCGGTGCCATCACGGCGCTGTTCATGGGCTTCCTGGGCATCATCCAGAACGACATCAAGCGCGTGGTCGCGTACTCGACGCTCTCGCAGCTCGGCTACATGACGGTGGCGCTCGGTGCCTCGGCCTATTCGGTCGCGGTGTTCCACCTGATGACGCACGCCTTCTTCAAGGCGCTGCTGTTCCTTGGCGCGGGCTCGGTGATCATCGGCATGCACCACAACCAGGACATCCGCTGGATGGGCGGCGTGCGCAAGTACATGCCCATCACCTGGATCACCTCGCTCCTGGGTTCGCTCGCGCTGATCGGCACGCCGTTCTTCGCCGGCTTCTACTCGAAGGACAGCATCATCGAGGCGGTGCACGAAAGCCATCTGTGGGGCGCGCAGTTCGCGTACTACGCGGTGCTCGCCGGTGTGTTCGTGACGGCGTTCTATTCGTTCCGCATGTACTTCCTGGTGTTCCACGGCAAGGAGCGCTACGACCAGAACCCCGACGCGCACCACGACGACCATGCGGCGCACGGCGACGACCATGGCCATGGCCACCACGACCACAAGCCGCACGAATCGCCGATGGTGGTGTGGCTGCCGCTGGTGCTGCTTGCGATCCCGTCGGTGGTGATCGGCTTCATGACGATCGAGCCGATGCTCTTCGGCGAGTTCTTCAAGGGAGCCATCGAGGTCGACGCGAACAAGCACCATGCCATGAAGGAACTCGAAGAAGCCTTCCACGGCCCGGTGGCCATGGCGATCCATGGCTTGCGGACGCCGCCGTTCTGGCTGGCGCTGGCGGGCGTGGCGCTCTCGTTCTACATGTACATGATCAATCCGGCGCTGCCCGCCGCGATCAAGCGCGCGTTCGGCCCCGTCTACCGCCTGCTCGACAACAAGTACTACCTCGACTGGATCAACGAGAACATCGTCGCCCGTGGTGCGCGTGCCCTTGGCACCGGCCTGTGGAAGGGCGGCGACCAGGCGCTGATCGACGGCGCCATCGTCAACGGTTCATGGAAGGTGGTCGGCCGCATCTCGGGCGTCGTGCGCTGGCTGCAGTCGGGCTATATCTATCACTACGCCTTCTCGATGCTGCTCGGCATCTTCATCCTGATGACGTACTTCGTCTGGTTCAAGCGCTGA
- the nuoK gene encoding NADH-quinone oxidoreductase subunit NuoK: MTLTLGHFLSLGAMLFALSVIGIFLNRKNLIVLLMAIELMLLAVNMNFVAFSYYLGDMHGQIFVFFILTVAAAESAIGLALLVLLFRNKSNINIDELNSLKG, translated from the coding sequence ATGACGCTCACGCTCGGACACTTTCTTTCGCTCGGCGCCATGCTCTTCGCGCTGTCGGTCATCGGCATTTTCCTGAACCGCAAGAACCTCATCGTGCTGCTGATGGCCATCGAGCTGATGCTACTCGCGGTGAACATGAACTTCGTGGCGTTCTCGTACTACCTGGGCGACATGCACGGACAGATCTTCGTGTTCTTCATCCTGACGGTGGCCGCCGCCGAGTCGGCCATCGGCCTGGCCCTGCTGGTGCTGCTGTTCCGCAACAAGTCGAACATCAACATCGACGAACTCAACTCGCTCAAGGGTTGA
- a CDS encoding NADH-quinone oxidoreductase subunit J, translating into MDVKTGLFYLFAAVLLFAAFRVITARNPVYAALFLVLAFFQASAIWLLLRAEFLAISLVLVYVGAVMVLFLFVVMMLDINVDGLRQGFWKHFPLAAGVGALIALEMAAVLMGGFRLAEPPRAGAAAAANSSNTLELGKLLYSEYLYPLEIAAVILLVAIVAAIALTLRTRKDSKYVNPSDQVRVKARDRVRIVQMQVTRAAEPVVEAPADADAGAATAAKENKA; encoded by the coding sequence ATGGACGTCAAGACCGGTCTGTTCTATCTGTTTGCCGCGGTGCTGCTGTTCGCAGCCTTCCGCGTCATCACCGCCCGCAACCCCGTGTACGCGGCGCTGTTCCTGGTGCTCGCCTTCTTCCAGGCATCGGCGATCTGGCTGCTGCTGCGCGCCGAGTTCCTCGCGATCTCGCTGGTGCTCGTTTACGTTGGCGCGGTGATGGTGCTGTTCCTGTTCGTCGTGATGATGCTGGACATCAACGTCGATGGCCTGCGGCAAGGCTTTTGGAAGCACTTTCCGCTGGCAGCCGGCGTGGGCGCGCTCATCGCGCTTGAAATGGCCGCCGTGCTGATGGGCGGCTTCCGCCTTGCGGAACCGCCGCGCGCCGGGGCCGCCGCGGCGGCCAACAGCTCGAACACGCTCGAGCTCGGCAAGCTGCTGTATTCCGAGTATTTGTATCCCCTCGAAATTGCGGCCGTCATCCTGCTCGTGGCCATCGTGGCCGCCATTGCCCTGACCTTGCGAACCCGCAAGGACAGCAAATATGTCAACCCGTCCGACCAGGTTCGCGTGAAGGCGCGCGACCGCGTGCGCATCGTGCAGATGCAGGTCACGCGCGCCGCCGAGCCGGTGGTGGAAGCACCCGCAGATGCAGATGCGGGCGCAGCAACGGCGGCAAAGGAAAACAAGGCATGA
- the nuoH gene encoding NADH-quinone oxidoreductase subunit NuoH: MIDALHAFGQGLVHAGWWTTVAWPVIWTLIKIIVVVLPLMGAVAYLTLWERKAIGFTQIRVGPNRIGPLGLLQPIADALKLMTKEIILPTVANKGLFLLGPIMTIMPALVAWAVIPFGPEMALANINAGLLFVMAITSLEVYGVIIAGWASNSKYAFLGALRASAQMVSYEIAMGFCFVVVLMVSGSLNMSEIVNVQGKGTFAGMGLGFLSWNWLPLLPIFVVYFISGLAETNRHPFDVVEGESEIVAGHMIEYSGMSFAMFFLAEYANMWLVSILCVVLFLGGWLPPFEFLSFIPGWIWLGAKTFCVVTMFLWVRSTFPRFRYDQIMRLGWKIFIPVTLVWLVVVGAWMQTPFNIWK; the protein is encoded by the coding sequence ATGATCGACGCACTGCATGCATTCGGCCAGGGACTGGTCCATGCGGGCTGGTGGACGACCGTGGCCTGGCCCGTGATCTGGACGCTGATCAAGATCATCGTGGTCGTGCTGCCGCTGATGGGCGCCGTGGCCTACCTCACGCTGTGGGAACGCAAGGCCATCGGCTTCACGCAGATCCGCGTGGGTCCGAACCGCATCGGGCCGCTGGGCCTGCTGCAGCCCATCGCGGACGCGCTCAAGTTGATGACCAAGGAAATCATTCTTCCGACGGTTGCCAACAAGGGCTTGTTCCTGCTGGGCCCGATCATGACCATCATGCCGGCGCTCGTCGCATGGGCCGTGATTCCCTTCGGCCCCGAAATGGCGCTGGCCAACATCAATGCCGGCCTGCTGTTCGTGATGGCCATCACCTCGCTCGAGGTCTACGGCGTGATCATCGCGGGCTGGGCGTCCAACTCGAAGTACGCCTTTCTCGGCGCGCTGCGTGCCTCGGCGCAGATGGTGAGCTACGAGATCGCGATGGGCTTCTGCTTCGTCGTGGTGCTGATGGTTTCAGGCAGCCTGAACATGAGCGAAATCGTGAACGTGCAGGGCAAGGGCACCTTCGCCGGCATGGGCCTCGGCTTCCTGTCGTGGAACTGGCTGCCGCTGCTGCCGATCTTCGTCGTCTACTTCATCTCGGGCCTGGCCGAGACCAACCGCCATCCGTTCGACGTGGTCGAAGGCGAGTCCGAAATCGTCGCTGGCCACATGATCGAGTACTCGGGCATGAGCTTCGCGATGTTCTTCCTGGCCGAGTACGCCAACATGTGGCTGGTCTCGATCCTGTGCGTTGTGCTGTTCCTCGGCGGATGGCTGCCGCCGTTCGAGTTCCTGAGCTTCATCCCGGGCTGGATCTGGCTCGGTGCCAAGACCTTCTGCGTGGTCACCATGTTTCTGTGGGTTCGCTCGACGTTCCCGCGCTTCCGCTATGACCAGATCATGCGTCTGGGCTGGAAGATCTTCATTCCGGTCACGCTCGTGTGGCTGGTCGTGGTCGGTGCATGGATGCAGACCCCGTTCAATATCTGGAAATAA